From the Eschrichtius robustus isolate mEscRob2 chromosome 19, mEscRob2.pri, whole genome shotgun sequence genome, the window TGGGAAGAGCTGGAGCGTCTGCGTGTGTGACTTGTGGGCAGTGGGCACGATCagaattgcattttaaaagaatccCTTTGGCTGCTTTGTGGAGAACGGACCTAGGGGAAGGGCAGGAACGGAGACCGAGAAATAGGGAGGAGCTGCTGCAGCAGTCCAGGTAGATGATGGAGGCCGGGGTGGGAGCGGGGACGGCTGCCAGATGCATTTGGTGGGTGGAATCTATGGAACTTGCTGGTGGGGTGTACATGGTGCGTGGCGGAGTAAAGAATCAAGAATGACTTCCCACAGAGGAATATTCAGTAGTGGAGCAAGTTTGTGCCGGCAGGAGTGAACTCCCCGACACCGGAGCGAAAGTTACAGGTGAGACAGGGCGAGTCCTATCGACTGAGGCCGACACTGGGATAGAGGATCCGTGTTCCAAACACGAAAATTCAGGGCTTCTCGAAAGAAAAACCAATTCCTCTTGTGCCGCTACCTTGCCTCCatcccaaatcctaaccccttcccACTTAACTCCCGGGCGCAGATATACTTACAAACTGCCTCTTGCCGCCTCTCCGGAACCCCAGGAGCATCCTTGCTGCGGGGGTTGGCCTGACCGGCACTAGACTGACAAGCAGGTCTCAGAGCCGAGTACCACTCCCTAAAGTGGGCCGCCTCCAGCTGGCCTAGCCCCAGACGCCTTTTGTACGCAACGGACTTCGCAACAACCACGTCTGCCATTGGCTCTGCTTTTCCCAAGACCAATCAGAGCGAAGGTTACTTCACACCCGTCGCTCATGGCAACCAGCCGGTACCTCTCAAATCCTCTCCAGGGCTGAAATTGTATGCGCTGTCCATTCTCTTATTGGCCAGTCACGTGTCGATCTCTGAGGCCATAGCCTATCAGACGCCAGGGGAGGCAGAGGGCGGGCAGGATGAAGGACTTGGAGAGCGCGCAGGAGAGAACCCGGAAGTGGAGCGCCGCAGGTAGTGTCGCGGGAGACCCAGAACTGGGTCCTGGCCGGCTCGGCCCCCGCCCTGGACTAGATGGAGGAGCCACGGCGCGGGAATGTCAGGGGCCAGGCAGGTGACGCAAATGAGGGACGCGGCTTCTAGGACAGGAATCTCCTGGTTCTTAGACTTTGGCTAATAATCAAGCCTCTTAAAGAACACTCTGCAGACGGGCTCCTGCCAAAGAGGCCCGGGCTGGGAGTGGAATGCGGGGCCGTGTGCCGGAGAGCCTGCTCAAGTGCCGTCTTGTATTCCCCTCATTAGATCCAGGCCGCTGATGGAAGGGAACACCCCTGATGGCACAGGCCCCATGCACGTGCCGTTTGGGCACATTGTGGCCAATGAGAAATGGCGCGGGTCGCAGCTGGCACAGGGAATGCAAGGTCGGTGGGCTTCCTCTACTAAAGCCCTCTCTCATCTCACCCCACTTTTTAAAAACGTTCCACCTATTTTCATCCAAAGCTCACGGAACTTATTTTCTTGTCTGtattttcaggaaaaattaaACTTGTTTTTGAGGATGGACTGACACCGGTAGATTTTTACTTGTCTAGCAGATCCTGCATTCTGTATATCACTGAAGCTGATTTGGTGGCAGGAAATGGCTACAGAAAGAGACTTGTTCGGGTTAGAAATGTAAGTACTGAATTAACGAAACAAATTGAAAATTAACTTCTATCTCTtggaataatttatataaaaccaTTGGCCATTCCAAGCACCCTTGGATAGCTTCTTAATCTTGAATGGAATTTTGTTACAAAAtagtttcctgtctttttttttctttgaagtccAGTAAACTTCAAGGGATTGTAGTAGTTGAAAAAACACAGATGAGTGAACAGTACTTTGCAGCTGTACAGAAATTTACTGTGCTGGATCTTGGGATGGTGTTGCTTCCAGTGGCCAGCCAGACGGAAGCGTCCTGTCTCATTATCCAGTTGGTAAGTACTGATTCCTACTCCTCCACAATAGCCCTGTATTAGGATTCTTGACTGACCTTCCTGGACCTGTTAACTCTGACATCTGCCCTTATTATAGGTACAATCCATCAGGTCAATCTCTATCAGTGACTGGGTTGGTTTCTAAAACCTTTTTGAGGAATTTAAGTTCAGAAGCTGCCTCTGCAGCTAGCTGAGCTTGCCCCCCTTTCTAGGCAAGCATGTAACAAAGCAAACAAGTTGGAGACCTGATTTTAGCCTCCCAGGCTGTGATGACTCCATCATGCACTATTCTGCACTTAGGCTGGGGACACTGTCAACAGCTTCTTCGCCTCATCCACAcgtatcttcttttttcttttttttttcggccgggccacgcggcatgtgggatctttgttccccgaccagggatcgaacctgcaccccctacattggaagggcagagtcttaaccactggactgccagggaagtcccgccatgTATCTTTTGTTAAGCATCAGCACTTCTGTCTGCAAgttcatgtgttgtatttttttcACCTAGTGGTTTTCCATATAGTTcatcttttaataattttactgATGCCTGAAAAATTATATTCGTGGTATATATGAGAATATTTGCAGTGGTGAATCAAGCTGAACCAAatggaaaaactaaaactaaatttccacaaaacaaaactttaagaAACCTCCAGTCTTCTAGAGGGCACTCATGTGCTTTTCCTTTCATCTCGGTTCAGGTTCAAGAGCAAACCAAAGAGCCCAGTAAGAACCCTTTTCTCAGGAAGAAACGGGCTCTGATCTCTGAGCCAGCCCTCCTTCGAACTGTGCAACAGATCCCAGGAGTCGGGAAAGTTAAAGCTCCTCTCCTGCTTCAGAGGTTTCCAAGTATCCAGCAACTAAGTAATGCTTCCATCCAAGAACTGGAGCCGGTGGTTGGACAATCAGTGGCCCAGCACATTCATGCGTTCTTCACCCAGTCCAGGTGATGGCTCTTCCCACGGCATCTCCTTTACACCACGAACCACAGGATCTTGTTTTCTTTCACATTAAGAAACAATATTTCCTCTCACAGAAACTAGGGAAGGATGAAATGAGGCCTGAATGGCACCTGCCAGTTGTCCTGCCCTGCTTTCTGGGCTCAGGCATTTACTTCAGTTAGTGTGCCCCAGATGGCACTGCCTGCATCCTGCTAGCATGAAGAGGGCTGGTGGACACCTTCCTAAGGGAGTCGGTTTAAACAGGGACTCTCTCAAGATTCAGCAAAAAGCCAGCTTGGGCAGATTTTAATGTGTGACGTTGACCTGTATGTATCATGGAAGGTGGTGGATGTGACCGTCTAAAGGAAACAAACCTACAATGAATGAAGCACTGTGTACCATAAGCCCCTTGTTCCTTCTGGCAGAGCCACAGTTCTTCAGGTCTGGTCTTAATACACCTGTGCTTTGAGGGTGGCTGCCAGTGTAAACAAACAATTGTActgccttttttcttccttcctttctccctccatccctcccttccgGGTAGCTGCACAGTTTGTTTGTAATCACTGAGCATGGCTTCTGAACACAGAAAGCCTGGAGTCCAGagttcccattttaaaataaaaagccaatGTGTGCGAGGGAGGGAAAGAATGTGTTTGTCAATGTATAGCCCAACAATGGGAAGAGACACAGGAAAATGGCAGGGGCAGCTGCATCCAGAGAGGAGAGCCTGGGGATCAAAATGCACAACTgctcattcaaaaaataaatacaattaaagagGCTATATGTTTTCAGGGATACTAAGATAACTTGAAAGCTAAGTCCTGTTTTGTGAAatgttagtaatttttaaaaatcaaatacaataaaaacattttgtgCATTAgggtaaaaatgttttgaaagagGAGGGAATTAaagagaaatcaaagtggaaaccATTAACTCAGGCAAATGAATGcgtttatgtaaatatttatacaaaaatAGCCCTAAGGGCAATGGATACACTTTCCCAAATATGGTTGCTTCCCTTTTGATATTACACACTAGAAAATATTTACGTTTGTTAATTCTCAAAATTACATGtcaatgatatatttttaaaagctatataaCTTGTACTATGCCAACAGTGAATCTAATTAGAGTCACAGTGTCATCCAACGTATAGCAAGAGAAATCAGCTGGTaagaatgtcattttaaaaagtcaaatagagCTCTAAACTTGAATCATTTACATCCTGACCTTATACAATATTTTTAACCCTTCTTAAAGACTCTTAAAATATACAACTATGTACTTTCTactttaaacaaaatgaaaagtgttTTGAGTATCAAACAGTATATTATCTACCTTGTAGACAGCATCTTCATCTAACACTGCCACTGTGTTAGCGACttttaaatgacataaaatagaagaaaagttgCTCCTAAATGGTTTTTTATCTAATAAGTCATGACAAATTTGGCACTAGGCTTTATCTGGAAACAGCAttcatattatttagaaataatagtAAAATCTTGTTGTTTTAGGTTAATGAATTCCCCTTAGGAAGGAGCTCTTTGGGACagtttttttttagtgtatttatttaagcacatcacttttctttctttctttctttctttctttttggctgtgttgggtcttcgtttctgtacaagggctttctccagttgcggcaagcgggggccactcttcatcgcggtgcgcgggcctctcagtatcgcggcctctcccgttgcggagcacaggctccagacgcgcaggctcagtaattgtggctcacgggcctagttgctccgcggcatgtgggatcttcccagaccagggctcgaacccgtgtcccctgcattggcaggcagattctcaaccattgcgccaccagggaagcccctgggacaGTTTTTAGTAACACTAATTTAAGTCTATCATTATGGTCCCTTGCCCTGACTTAATTTGGGGTCATCTGAATTCTGAGTTAAGGAATTATCTATCACCCAAGTCTGGAAACTTACAAATAGAACCAGTATAGGAAATCCTAATTTAACTATGATAGTAAGTAACTAAGAGTCTTAATTACAGTCGTTAAAAACAGCCATATTTCCACATTATTCTATTTACAAtactttatataataaataacttGCAGCAATATGGTGACACTCCCctaataagtttgttttccacaaaTTTCTAGAGGTTTCTTGTTACTGTCATTCATAAAAACATATCAATTGTAGGTTTACGCTGTGAGAAAATGGGATTCgagaatatttagaaattttCCGCTATGGCACAAATACGAAGGCCCAGTCAGCATGGGAAACGCTTTTGTTTCCTCACGTTAGTACAAAGAACTGTCGGAGGTGAGAAGGCTGAACGGAGAGGGGAGCTTCTTCTTGACCGGAGGCCCCGCAACCCTGACCCCAACCGATGGGAGGCACAAGGTGCTCGCCGACTTCTGTCTGTTCTTGTTGGTGCTCCAACTCAAAAAGGACAGCTTTTTCGAGATTTTCTTGGTTTTATcagttttatcatcatcatctatgGCTAAGCAGATCATGGAGTAAGTTTTCTGCATTCCCACAGAGTATGTGGCACATTTACTATGCTgcacacagaaaaggaaagagaaaggtgtTAGAAGTCAAGATGTCAGAGGAACGATTGCGAAGTTTGAGACTCAGATTCTGCACTCATAGCACCCTCTTTAAAATTACACTGACATAATTCTGAAACTCAGTGACAAATGCTTATATAGAATTAGGTTCTTAACAACAAGGACAATTCTTAAGGAATATACTCAGTAGTAGTAATTTAGGCTACAGACCACTACCTTTTAAGGTTATTACATTtgaaaaagtaatacatgctcatGGTCAATGATATGAAAATGCATGAGGTGAACAGTAGGTGTCCCTCCTACCTGGGCTTTCAGGCTCTTCCCCTGAGGTAACAACTGTCTGTTACACTTTTAGAGATAACATTCATATACAGGTATTGATATGTGTGTAAGTATACATCACCATTTGTCTTTCCTTAAGAATACACTACACACACTGGTCCGCGCCCTGCTTTCTTCACTTACTGTATCCTGGATTTCAGCGCACACCAACAGATAACAGATCAACTTCATTCTCTTTAAAGACAGTACAGGGTCCATGGTGATGAGGATATtaaatttttccaattttttaaacgTGAAATAAACATAAcatcaaatttaccattttaaccattaagTTATGCTTATTTCACCAGTTTAAAGACATGCCCTCCCAAGTGCCTGGAccctctcactccctctctcctccaggtATCCCCTCCTTTCTGCTCTCCTGTCTCCTAAACCTTTCCCATCTGCACACACGCTAACTGTGCTATCAACACACACACCTCTGAAAAACTTTCCTTTACCCTTACGTCCCCCTCCCAGCTACCACCGCAATATCTCTGCTGCCTTTCACAAGTCTTCCCTTCCTCTCATTCACCTGTTTCCTGTCCTCATCCAGCACGCCACGACCCTACTACCCAGTCCCCAAATCTTCCTGGGGCGCCCCTCTGACACTCTCAGGGCTTTATGGAGCACAGCTGGAAACCACTGCACTCATCTAAATCTTAGATTATACAGCTGAGGACCATGAAGCCTGCTGAAGGTCAAACAGCTTGTTAACAGCAGGCAGGGCCTGATTCCAGGTCTTTGATTCCAAGCCTGGGGTTCTTTCCACGACATCAGTGGTAGTCAGAATGTGCTCCACGGAGAGGTACTAGGGATCCCCACCGTAATCCAGGGAGAGTGGGGGAGCAGGCAACCAATTCAGCCAGAGCACTGGGCTTTATTGTTCCCATGATTTGCTTTTGTTTGAAGAAGAGGCTCAGCAGTTAAAAACAGTgctcacagcaaaggaaaccataaacaagacgaaaaaacaaccctcagaatgggagaaaatacttgccaacaaagcaactgacaagggattaatctccaaaaaatagctcaggcagctcaatatcaaaaaaacaacccagtcaacaaatgggtggaagacctaaatagacatttctccaaagaagacatacagctgaccaacaaacacatgaaaagatgctcaacatcactaattattagagaaatgcaaatcaaaactacaatgaggttatcacctcacaccggtcagaatggccatcatcaaaaaaatctacaaacaataaatgctggagagggtgtggagaaaagggaaccctcttacactgttggtgggaatgtaaattgatacagccactatggagaacagtgtggaggttccttaaaaacctaaaaatagaactaccatatgacccagcaatcccactactgggcatatacccagagaaaaccataattcaaaaagatacatgcacctaatgttcactgcagcactatttacaatagccaggacactgaagcaccctaaatgtccatcaacagaggaatggataaagcagatgtggtacatacatacaatggaatattactcagctataaaaaggaatgaaattgtgccatttgcagagacatggatgcatctagagactgtcatacaaagtgaagtaagtcagaaaaacaa encodes:
- the FAAP24 gene encoding Fanconi anemia core complex-associated protein 24 isoform X1: MSGARSRPLMEGNTPDGTGPMHVPFGHIVANEKWRGSQLAQGMQGKIKLVFEDGLTPVDFYLSSRSCILYITEADLVAGNGYRKRLVRVRNSSKLQGIVVVEKTQMSEQYFAAVQKFTVLDLGMVLLPVASQTEASCLIIQLVQEQTKEPSKNPFLRKKRALISEPALLRTVQQIPGVGKVKAPLLLQRFPSIQQLSNASIQELEPVVGQSVAQHIHAFFTQSR
- the FAAP24 gene encoding Fanconi anemia core complex-associated protein 24 isoform X2, with the translated sequence MEGNTPDGTGPMHVPFGHIVANEKWRGSQLAQGMQGKIKLVFEDGLTPVDFYLSSRSCILYITEADLVAGNGYRKRLVRVRNSSKLQGIVVVEKTQMSEQYFAAVQKFTVLDLGMVLLPVASQTEASCLIIQLVQEQTKEPSKNPFLRKKRALISEPALLRTVQQIPGVGKVKAPLLLQRFPSIQQLSNASIQELEPVVGQSVAQHIHAFFTQSR